One region of Exiguobacterium acetylicum genomic DNA includes:
- a CDS encoding Ppx/GppA family phosphatase, whose translation MKQELAVIDIGSNSIRYVIFHPIASGRYIEKINIKVVARLSAHINEDGALDGEGIALLEETLHRFYEVGVTHEVEETICVATAAIRNATNRDAIVESVTENTPFSIQVLTDEQEAYYGYFAIINSTFLEDGFSVDIGGGSMEVTLIENREMVAYHSFPFGAVTLTRQFVSDETLSASDKKKLVKFLREQFESIPWLSDKKLPLIGVGGSARNFVRIHQSNQDYPLRSVHQYQIKAKELTKMVDDLEGKSAKQLSKIEGLSKDRIDIFLPALIAIQELAHHIEAEEFVMSNLGLREGLVYEFDVQDEAYRRIENVREQSLYQLESDYKVNRDRALYIGTLAKSMYRQLVTLDLISERASDLRLLDSASRLFYCGQYINPDTRSDQTFYLLTNTELNGMTHKDRVALSLVSSYSSAKRMNQLAKPFKDWFTEKSLDRFDLLGSLLKLSHALDVTERKAVDHLELFLQKDQLQFVLDTGDHDYGFEVEKAEKQKKHLERIIDCTITFETKGDLPS comes from the coding sequence TTGAAACAAGAACTTGCAGTCATCGATATCGGTTCCAACTCGATTCGTTATGTCATCTTCCATCCGATCGCTTCTGGTCGCTATATCGAGAAGATTAATATTAAAGTCGTCGCCCGGTTATCTGCTCACATCAATGAGGATGGAGCACTCGATGGTGAAGGCATTGCCTTACTTGAAGAAACATTACATCGTTTTTATGAAGTTGGCGTCACCCATGAGGTCGAAGAAACGATCTGTGTCGCGACAGCAGCGATCCGTAATGCGACGAACCGAGATGCCATCGTTGAATCCGTTACAGAAAACACGCCTTTTTCCATTCAGGTTCTGACAGATGAACAAGAAGCATACTATGGTTATTTTGCCATCATCAATTCGACCTTCCTTGAAGATGGATTTTCCGTTGATATCGGTGGTGGTTCCATGGAGGTCACCTTGATTGAGAATCGTGAAATGGTGGCGTATCACAGCTTTCCATTTGGTGCCGTCACCTTGACACGGCAATTCGTTTCCGACGAGACACTAAGTGCCAGTGATAAGAAGAAATTGGTGAAATTCCTACGGGAACAATTCGAATCGATTCCATGGCTGAGTGACAAAAAGCTTCCTTTAATCGGTGTCGGTGGTTCTGCCCGAAATTTCGTTCGGATCCATCAGTCGAATCAGGACTATCCCTTACGAAGTGTTCACCAATATCAAATCAAAGCGAAGGAACTCACGAAGATGGTCGACGATCTCGAAGGAAAGTCGGCGAAACAACTATCGAAAATCGAAGGACTATCAAAAGATCGAATTGATATCTTTCTGCCGGCATTGATTGCGATTCAAGAGTTAGCCCATCACATCGAAGCGGAAGAATTCGTCATGAGTAATCTCGGTCTTCGCGAAGGTCTTGTTTACGAGTTCGATGTGCAGGACGAAGCATACCGTCGGATTGAAAACGTACGTGAGCAAAGTCTTTATCAGCTCGAAAGCGACTATAAGGTCAATCGAGATCGTGCGTTATATATTGGAACACTCGCCAAATCGATGTACCGGCAGCTCGTCACGCTCGACTTGATTTCAGAACGCGCGTCTGATCTACGACTGCTCGATTCAGCAAGCCGCTTATTTTATTGTGGACAATACATTAATCCAGATACACGATCGGACCAGACGTTCTACCTGTTGACGAATACCGAACTGAATGGCATGACGCACAAGGATCGCGTTGCTCTCTCGCTCGTCAGTTCCTATTCTTCTGCCAAGCGGATGAACCAGCTTGCAAAACCTTTTAAGGACTGGTTTACGGAAAAATCGCTGGATCGCTTCGACCTACTTGGATCTCTCCTCAAATTAAGTCATGCGCTCGACGTGACGGAGCGAAAAGCCGTCGATCACTTGGAGCTATTCCTTCAAAAGGATCAACTCCAGTTTGTCCTCGATACAGGCGATCATGATTATGGATTCGAAGTCGAAAAGGCGGAAAAACAAAAGAAACACCTGGAACGAATCATTGATTGTACGATTACCTTCGAAACGAAAGGAGATCTTCCTTCATGA
- a CDS encoding metal ABC transporter ATP-binding protein, translating to METPIIEIDQVSYDYPDRRVLNQVSFQVEQGQFLAIVGENGSGKSTLIKCILGLLQPKGTIRLFGQSQSQFNEWWRISYVSQKAAAFNSGFPVTVAEVVEMGLYAKKGLFRRLSRDDRDKVRTALETVGMWERRDSKVGDLSGGQQQRVFIARALVNDPDLMILDEPTVGVDQRYVKEFYEILEELRRDKRRTFVLVTHDIHFVSKLVTDVIHLVDGRLGCNCGIKEYWELDEQTIRSLYPVPGRVLVHEGKSVQ from the coding sequence ATGGAAACACCAATCATCGAGATTGATCAAGTCAGCTATGATTACCCGGATCGTCGGGTATTGAATCAAGTCTCGTTTCAGGTCGAGCAAGGACAATTTTTAGCCATCGTCGGAGAAAATGGATCCGGAAAATCGACGCTGATCAAATGTATATTAGGGTTATTGCAACCGAAAGGAACGATTCGTTTATTTGGACAATCCCAATCACAATTCAATGAATGGTGGCGAATCAGCTATGTTTCGCAGAAAGCGGCAGCGTTCAACTCCGGTTTTCCGGTGACTGTCGCAGAAGTCGTTGAGATGGGGCTGTACGCCAAAAAAGGACTCTTTCGTCGCTTATCTCGCGACGATCGAGACAAAGTACGAACGGCCCTTGAAACGGTCGGAATGTGGGAGCGACGCGATTCAAAAGTCGGCGACCTATCCGGTGGTCAACAACAACGTGTTTTCATCGCACGTGCGCTCGTCAACGATCCTGATTTAATGATCTTGGATGAACCAACCGTTGGTGTCGATCAGCGATACGTGAAAGAATTTTATGAAATATTAGAAGAACTTCGTCGAGATAAGCGCCGGACATTCGTTCTTGTCACGCATGATATCCACTTCGTCAGTAAACTTGTCACGGATGTGATCCATCTGGTCGATGGACGTTTAGGGTGTAACTGTGGCATCAAAGAATACTGGGAACTAGATGAACAGACGATCCGCTCCCTCTATCCGGTTCCGGGACGTGTCCTCGTTCATGAAGGGAAGAGTGTCCAATGA
- a CDS encoding metal ABC transporter permease — MIEAFMTLKFLQYALVAAILIGFTAPLIGSFVVVRRMSLIADALSHVTLAGIALSLLISGMVAQLADLNPLYLGIVTSVIAALTIDWLRAKYKHFQELAIPIIMATGMGLGATFISLANGFSMDLVSFLFGTVSAVALTDVYTILIVTVVVVIFVFAFYKELLFLSFDEEQARVSGIRLRLVHILFMIVVALVIAISMRIVGILLVSSLITLPVAAALRIAKSFKATIFLAIIFGEVATVLGLILAYQFDLAPGGMIVLLAVLELIIVMLLERFWIGGKTHEDEHRTSA; from the coding sequence ATGATTGAAGCGTTCATGACGTTAAAGTTTTTACAGTACGCTTTGGTGGCTGCCATTCTGATCGGATTCACGGCACCATTGATTGGTTCGTTCGTTGTTGTCCGGCGGATGAGTCTGATCGCAGATGCACTATCACACGTCACGCTGGCCGGAATTGCGCTCAGTCTATTGATTTCTGGAATGGTCGCACAATTAGCGGACTTAAATCCACTGTATTTAGGAATCGTGACATCGGTCATCGCGGCACTGACGATTGATTGGTTGCGTGCAAAGTACAAGCATTTCCAAGAACTCGCAATCCCGATCATCATGGCGACAGGGATGGGACTTGGGGCAACATTCATCAGTCTCGCGAACGGCTTTTCAATGGATCTCGTCTCTTTCTTGTTTGGAACGGTCTCGGCTGTCGCCTTGACGGATGTATATACGATTCTTATCGTGACGGTCGTTGTCGTCATCTTCGTCTTTGCTTTTTATAAGGAATTGTTGTTCCTTTCCTTTGACGAGGAGCAGGCGCGCGTTTCCGGGATTCGCCTTCGCTTAGTGCATATTCTCTTTATGATCGTCGTTGCACTTGTCATTGCGATCAGTATGCGAATCGTTGGGATTTTGCTTGTCTCAAGCTTAATCACGTTACCGGTTGCGGCAGCACTTCGAATTGCGAAGAGTTTTAAGGCGACGATCTTTTTAGCTATCATATTTGGTGAGGTTGCGACAGTACTCGGACTCATCCTGGCCTATCAGTTCGATTTGGCACCAGGTGGAATGATCGTCTTGCTTGCGGTACTTGAGCTGATCATCGTGATGCTGTTGGAACGGTTTTGGATAGGAGGGAAAACACATGAAGACGAACATCGAACAAGCGCGTGA
- a CDS encoding Fur family transcriptional regulator, translating into MKTNIEQARERMKASGFKMTPKRLDLLSYLFEVNRYVSAREVAEALRTSHPSLSYDTIYRNLNDFSEIDLLEVTELDGEMKYRAACASGHHHHHLICRICGKTETLNVCPMEWVSPVQETGFEVEDHKFEIYGRCANCQRMTS; encoded by the coding sequence ATGAAGACGAACATCGAACAAGCGCGTGAACGCATGAAGGCTTCCGGGTTTAAAATGACACCGAAGCGTCTCGATTTGCTATCGTATCTATTTGAAGTCAATCGTTATGTCAGTGCGCGGGAAGTAGCAGAAGCTCTTCGAACGTCTCATCCTTCGTTAAGTTATGATACAATCTATCGAAACTTGAATGACTTTTCGGAAATCGACTTATTAGAAGTGACGGAATTAGACGGTGAGATGAAATACCGAGCAGCTTGTGCTTCAGGACACCATCATCATCATTTAATATGCCGAATCTGCGGCAAGACGGAAACATTGAATGTTTGTCCGATGGAATGGGTTTCTCCGGTCCAAGAGACTGGCTTTGAAGTCGAGGATCATAAGTTCGAAATTTATGGACGCTGTGCGAATTGTCAACGCATGACATCTTAA
- a CDS encoding NAD(P)H-hydrate dehydratase, protein MIYDTQEARQIDEWARTSGLPLEVLMERAGSHIATRIKERHRKTERILILCGTGNNGGDGYVIGRELIRDGFDVTLHAPFGENRSDTSIVHVHYAEAFGLVTEQPCGQYDVILDALYGTGFDPKRVNQVFEAQCEFVSEQKRQGARIYAVDVPSGVPTDHATEFKETAVRADVTFQLHAMKRSAFLIRTAPFYGESETIDIGLPTFGEWRVSPNGVTALFKREPYGHKGTYGTALLIGGSETMPGSIQLATRAALRTGVGKLQVATTALAKHGIIVQAPEAMVIDQTLPAIQEMLPSISAVGIGPGLSQEAVETWVDYLLESDLPVVLDAAALVKESYPERTAPIIVTPHIGEFARMTNQSVASIQDDLFGQATDYAILHQVTVVLKSHVILIAKPDGGGFVVSGASSGLAKGGSGDTLFGILTSLLAQHPTGDIERTLALGAEWYARASRQVERRLHPSSLLATDVIEELGRVEL, encoded by the coding sequence ATGATTTATGATACACAAGAAGCGCGACAAATCGATGAGTGGGCACGGACATCCGGACTGCCACTTGAAGTGCTGATGGAACGAGCCGGAAGTCACATCGCAACACGTATCAAAGAGCGTCATAGGAAGACGGAGCGAATCTTGATTTTATGTGGGACAGGCAATAACGGTGGGGATGGGTATGTCATTGGACGCGAATTGATACGCGACGGATTTGATGTCACACTACATGCACCATTTGGAGAGAATCGTTCGGATACATCCATCGTCCATGTTCATTATGCAGAAGCATTTGGACTCGTGACCGAACAACCGTGTGGTCAATATGATGTCATTCTAGATGCCTTATATGGAACGGGATTTGATCCAAAGCGGGTGAATCAAGTGTTCGAAGCGCAATGTGAATTCGTATCGGAACAAAAGCGACAAGGGGCACGTATCTATGCAGTGGATGTGCCGAGCGGAGTACCGACGGATCACGCAACGGAATTTAAGGAGACAGCGGTTCGCGCAGACGTGACATTTCAACTGCATGCAATGAAACGATCTGCCTTTTTAATACGGACAGCACCGTTTTATGGCGAATCAGAAACGATTGATATCGGATTACCGACATTTGGTGAATGGCGCGTATCACCTAATGGTGTGACCGCCTTGTTCAAGCGGGAACCATACGGTCATAAAGGAACGTACGGGACGGCTCTATTGATTGGTGGAAGTGAGACGATGCCGGGTTCCATTCAACTCGCGACACGGGCAGCCTTACGAACAGGAGTCGGTAAACTACAAGTGGCAACGACGGCACTTGCGAAACATGGAATCATCGTCCAAGCGCCGGAAGCGATGGTCATTGATCAGACATTACCAGCAATTCAGGAGATGCTCCCCTCCATCTCAGCAGTTGGAATCGGTCCCGGATTATCGCAAGAGGCAGTCGAAACATGGGTGGACTATCTGCTTGAGAGTGATTTGCCGGTTGTACTAGATGCTGCAGCTCTAGTAAAAGAAAGTTATCCCGAGCGAACCGCGCCGATCATCGTCACACCGCATATCGGTGAATTCGCCCGGATGACGAATCAGAGTGTCGCAAGTATTCAAGATGATCTTTTCGGTCAAGCAACCGACTATGCCATCTTGCATCAAGTAACTGTCGTCTTGAAGTCTCATGTCATCTTAATCGCGAAACCGGATGGAGGCGGATTCGTCGTCTCGGGTGCATCAAGTGGTCTCGCCAAAGGAGGAAGTGGGGATACGCTGTTTGGTATATTAACCAGCCTTCTTGCACAACATCCAACAGGAGACATTGAAAGAACATTAGCGTTAGGAGCAGAGTGGTATGCACGTGCTTCTCGGCAAGTTGAACGACGTTTACATCCGAGCAGCTTGCTAGCAACGGATGTCATCGAGGAGTTAGGAAGAGTCGAGCTATAA
- a CDS encoding GGDEF domain-containing phosphodiesterase produces MEDIVRKQQWWIGNFALFMMFVGALIIYTTTEETIKNAYLSRSVIISFLIVMGLFIFYISRRKMETVLQTHLLSLMLLVVPITSISFLPYAAVTVWASSFLFLMIALISYQRIMMWYAIAIAIATSFYVMWNADTVTVEIDPTDHYGRIGMIVIGVSIALVINHLHIRNLNRLNDLAIQLHDTARRDEETGVLNRQGLNEIDFPRPEQQLIFVGIHLENYYELARYFGEDIQLQVLRACIERLKRQLPPYQAFARIEAGTLLIVMEKPDEVACKEAMEELSQEISIPYEIEGHHVYVNISIVIDNGEGATNNRKRRVQQLLTALQEAAQQNERVMCIDKEWRKDQELRVKAAQSLAQANIETDFHLVYQLQYDVQSERFIGLEALVRWKTPLQGADRPSVFIPIAEKSDLIIRLGEWIFEESCKTRKALVDLVPDEFTLSVNVSPRQLTSESFMPFIERTLLKYALKPQQIKIEITESQSLDFESQSIHRALKRIKTLDFPLSLDDFGTGHASYHVLERLLPLRQLKIPKQFIEQIGESEKRQSILESIFQLSQSMHVECIVEGVETGEEVRIAKEIGIHLFQGYFFAKPVPLEEIICLLQKTNEGTVR; encoded by the coding sequence ATGGAGGATATCGTTCGGAAACAACAATGGTGGATTGGAAATTTTGCCTTATTCATGATGTTCGTTGGTGCTTTGATCATTTATACGACGACAGAAGAGACAATTAAGAATGCGTATTTGAGTCGTTCTGTCATCATTTCATTTTTAATCGTCATGGGTCTATTTATTTTTTATATTAGTCGTCGCAAAATGGAAACCGTTTTGCAAACGCACTTATTGTCTTTGATGTTGCTCGTCGTTCCGATTACATCGATTAGCTTTTTACCTTATGCGGCAGTTACCGTTTGGGCAAGTAGCTTTTTGTTTTTGATGATCGCTTTAATCTCGTATCAACGAATCATGATGTGGTACGCCATCGCGATTGCCATCGCAACTAGTTTTTATGTCATGTGGAATGCCGATACCGTGACGGTAGAAATTGATCCGACAGACCATTATGGACGGATTGGCATGATTGTGATTGGCGTATCGATTGCGCTTGTCATCAATCACTTGCATATTCGCAATTTAAATCGGTTAAATGACCTTGCGATACAATTACACGATACGGCGCGACGTGATGAAGAAACAGGTGTCTTGAATCGCCAAGGATTAAACGAAATTGATTTTCCAAGACCCGAACAACAGCTCATTTTTGTCGGGATTCATTTAGAAAACTACTATGAGCTGGCACGTTATTTTGGAGAAGATATTCAGTTACAAGTACTACGCGCCTGTATCGAGCGACTCAAGAGACAACTACCTCCTTATCAAGCTTTTGCTCGGATTGAAGCAGGTACGTTATTGATCGTCATGGAAAAGCCGGACGAGGTGGCGTGTAAGGAAGCGATGGAAGAATTGAGTCAAGAAATCTCCATACCATACGAAATCGAGGGGCACCATGTCTATGTCAACATATCCATCGTCATTGATAACGGCGAAGGGGCGACCAACAATCGAAAGCGTCGGGTGCAACAATTATTGACTGCCTTACAAGAAGCAGCGCAACAAAACGAACGTGTGATGTGTATTGACAAAGAATGGCGTAAGGATCAAGAATTACGAGTCAAAGCAGCACAATCCCTAGCCCAAGCTAATATCGAAACGGATTTTCATCTAGTTTATCAATTACAATACGATGTTCAATCAGAGCGATTTATTGGTCTTGAGGCCTTAGTTCGCTGGAAGACCCCGTTACAAGGAGCTGATCGACCATCCGTATTCATTCCGATTGCTGAAAAAAGTGATTTAATCATTCGTCTAGGAGAATGGATTTTTGAGGAAAGCTGTAAGACGCGCAAAGCATTGGTCGATCTTGTTCCAGACGAGTTTACGTTATCTGTCAACGTATCACCACGCCAGTTGACGAGTGAGTCGTTCATGCCTTTCATCGAACGAACGCTACTGAAGTATGCCTTAAAACCGCAACAGATTAAAATTGAAATCACCGAGAGTCAGTCACTTGATTTTGAGAGCCAATCGATTCATCGAGCGCTCAAACGAATCAAAACGCTCGATTTCCCGTTGTCACTTGATGATTTCGGAACCGGTCATGCGTCCTATCATGTTCTCGAGCGTTTGTTACCGTTACGTCAATTAAAGATTCCAAAGCAATTCATCGAACAAATCGGTGAATCGGAGAAACGACAATCCATTCTCGAGTCGATTTTTCAACTGAGCCAGTCGATGCATGTCGAATGTATCG